One window of Elaeis guineensis isolate ETL-2024a chromosome 11, EG11, whole genome shotgun sequence genomic DNA carries:
- the LOC105034046 gene encoding amino acid transporter AVT3B, with protein sequence MGFEGTKNSGACSSSHSLVDPTSPFLPPHPPAAPLSSQPKTFANVFIAIVGAGVLGLPYTFMRTGWAAGAALLAAVAVLTVHCMLLLVRTRRRLDLDRDFSKIASFGDLGLAVAGPSGRAAVDAMIVLSQTGFCVGYLIFISNTLAHLLQISSNLSPFLAPKALCIWAMLPFQLGLNSIKSLTLLAPLSIFADVVDLGAMGVVLGEDVVAFLAHRPPLRAVAGPSVLLYGAGVAIYAFEGIGMVLPLEAEAADKSKFGKTLGLSMFLIALLYGLFGVFGYLAFGDDTRDIITTNMGTGVVTVLVQLGLCINLFFTFPVMMHPVYEVVERWFCGKRYCAWLRWLLVVAVSLVAMLVPNFADFLSLVGSSVCVVLGFVLPAAFHLKVFGLELGWGGVAADTAIVALGIALAVSGTVSSLTGIFYSVQK encoded by the coding sequence ATGGGTTTCGAGGGCACCAAGAACAGCGGGGCGTGCTCGTCCTCCCATAGCCTGGTGGACCCGACGAGCCCTTTCCTCCCGCCGCACCCCCCCGCCGCCCCCCTCTCCTCCCAGCCCAAAACCTTCGCGAACGTCTTCATCGCGATCGTCGGCGCCGGCGTCCTCGGCCTCCCCTACACCTTCATGCGCACCGGCTGGGCCGCCGGCGCCGCCCTCCTCGCCGCCGTCGCCGTCCTCACCGTCCACTGCATGCTCCTCCTCGTCCGCACCCGTCGCCGCCTCGACCTCGACCGTGACTTCTCCAAGATTGCCTCCTTCGGCGACCTCGGCCTCGCCGTCGCCGGCCCCTCCGGCCGCGCCGCCGTCGACGCCATGATCGTCCTCAGCCAGACCGGCTTCTGCGTCGGCTACCTCATCTTCATCTCAAACACCCTCGCCCACCTCCTCCAAATCTCCTCCAATCTCTCCCCTTTCCTCGCCCCTAAAGCCCTCTGCATCTGGGCCATGCTCCCCTTCCAATTAGGCCTCAACTCCATCAAATCCCTAACCCTCCTCGCCCCTCTGAGCATCTTCGCCGACGTCGTCGACCTCGGCGCCATGGGCGTCGTCCTGGGGGAAGACGTCGTCGCTTTCCTCGCCCACCGCCCACCCCTCCGCGCCGTCGCCGGCCCCTCCGTCCTCCTCTACGGCGCCGGGGTTGCCATCTACGCCTTCGAGGGCATCGGCATGGTCCTTCCCCTGGAGGCCGAGGCTGCCGACAAATCCAAATTCGGCAAGACCCTGGGGCTTTCCATGTTCTTGATCGCCCTCCTCTACGGCCTCTTCGGCGTGTTCGGCTACTTGGCCTTCGGCGACGACACCCGCGACATCATCACCACCAACATGGGCACCGGCGTGGTCACCGTCCTGGTCCAATTGGGGCTCTGCATCAACCTCTTCTTTACGTTTCCAGTGATGATGCACCCAGTGTACGAGGTGGTGGAGAGGTGGTTTTGCGGGAAGAGGTACTGCGCCTGGTTGCGGTGGTTGCTGGTGGTGGCGGTGAGCTTGGTGGCGATGCTGGTGCCCAACTTCGCCGACTTCCTCTCGCTGGTGGGGAGCAGCGTCTGCGTCGTGCTGGGGTTCGTGCTGCCGGCGGCCTTCCATCTGAAAGTGTTCGGATTGGAGCTGGGGTGGGGCGGGGTGGCCGCCGACACGGCGATCGTGGCGCTGGGCATCGCGCTGGCGGTGTCCGGAACCGTATCATCGCTCACCGGGATCTTCTACTCGGTGcaaaaataa